A genomic region of Melanotaenia boesemani isolate fMelBoe1 chromosome 13, fMelBoe1.pri, whole genome shotgun sequence contains the following coding sequences:
- the erbb3b gene encoding receptor tyrosine-protein kinase erbB-3b isoform X1 has product MNMDQLRTILLCVTLSCRLQTALSQAHEEKCRGTQNSLSSTGTQENQYNISKELYAGCEIIMGNLEITQIESTWDLSFLKTIREVTGYVLIAVNNFQEIPLGQLRVIRGNSLYDKHFALSIFLNYPKDGSNGLWQLGLVNLTEILEGGVQIINNKYLVYGPWVFWQDIVREDNAPIDIQCNGERGPCHKSCGDYCWGPNEDQCQILTKTVCAPQCNGRCFGTSPRDCCHIECAAGCKGPLDVDCFACRHFNDSGACVPQCPQTLIYNKQTFQMETNPNAKYQYGSICVSQCPTNFVVDGSSCVRACPTDKMEVKREGRRQCEPCSGLCPKVCEGTGAEHRQTVDSNNIDSFINCTKIQGSLHFLVTGIHGDDFNNIPPLDPRKLEVFRTVKEITDFLNIQSWPKELNDLSAFSSLTTIRGRSLYKRFSLTVMRIPTLTSLGLRSLREISDGSVYISQNANLCYHHTVNWTQLFRGRRVQDNNFNDNRPLAECVAEGHVCDPLCSDSGCWGPGPDQCLSCRNYSRDGTCIGSCKFLSGSPREFAGSDGECVACHPECKPQRGKVSCTGPGADECVACVNLRDGPYCMSFCPTGVNDGQRGLIFKYPNKEGHCEPCHQNCTQGCLGPELNDCLGKAMLAVSSGQITGIALGVPAGLIFCLGLFFLGVLYHRGLAIRHKRAMRRYLESGESFEPLGPGEKGTKVHARILRPSELKKIKVLGVGVFGTVHKGFWTPEGETVKIPVAIKTIQDTSGRQTFTEITEHMLSMGSLDHPYIVRLLGICPGVSLQLVTQLSSHSSLLEHIRQNKNSLDPQRLLNWCVQIAKGMFYLEEHCMVHRNLAARNILLKNDYQVQISDYGVADLLYPDDKKYVYTDTKTPIKWMALESILFQRYTHQSDVWSYGVTVWEMMSFGAEPYAFVQPQKVPSLLEKGERLSQPDICTIDVYMVMVKCWMIDENIRPTFKELASDFTRMARDPQRYLVIKMKGVDSGPGEISRRESERGLLDADLDDPDEEGLEDGLVTPPLQHSPSWSLSRSRINSCRSGASQPPPIGYLPMTSSPANSLCQLWFHRSRLSSVRTLPERSETRRSGREAELHDESLQTGSLHRAKFGSDNSNPHVPINRHRKLSTASSPPSYKVWTAEEEEEEVDHYGYVLPGSPGTSERIPRISRSGQRNSRLKNNLVHMATNPSPRYKTMSTQNVASPCLTSSTASQGDNTIVAPCHKVSPLPSPALITLPPTQDKAHEEIPITAVRCNQAPEACEGAVTDQLTRDFTSEIKTVDDQAEVGQGITKYEYMDIRSSDSEWERNGSQTSEINAVETEDTDQIVGVLKKEHKAEEKTKMCHNINKQATLQGDLQSTVMPDALTPGGRNMEEYEEMTGFGEVPKGWGQTEYENVPVKGRAVAEDMGSGRCAGLGEYIKVCAGMGEPDSNTSFDNPDYWHSRLFLKPDAVRT; this is encoded by the exons ATGAATATGGACCAGCTGCGAACCATATTGCTGTGTGTGACATTGTCATGCAGGCTACAAACAGCATTGTCTCAAGCTCACGAAG AGAAGTGTCGTGGTACACAGAATAGCCTGAGCTCCACCGGTACTCAAGAGAATCAGTACAACATAAGTAAGGAACTGTATGCTGGCTGTGAGATTATCATGGGAAACCTGGAGATCACACAGATTGAGAGCACCTGGGACTTATCCTTTCTTAAG acaaTCCGAGAGGTGACTGGTTACGTCCTCATTGCTGTGAACAATTTTCAGGAGATCCCCTTAGGACAGTTGCGGGTCATCAGAGGGAACAGTCTGTATGACAAACACTTTGCCCTCTCTATTTTCCTCAACTATCCCAAAGATGGCTCCAATGGGTTGTGGCAGCTGGGACTTGTAAATCTAACGG AGATTCTGGAGGGAGGAGTGCAGATTATCAATAACAAATACCTAGTTTATGGACCCTGGGTCTTCTGGCAAGATATTGTACGAGAAGATAATGCTCCTATTGACATACAATGCAATGGAGAGAGAG GCCCCTGCCACAAATCTTGTGGAGACTATTGCTGGGGGCCAAATGAGGACCAGTGTCAAATCT TGACTAAGACGGTGTGTGCACCGCAGTGCAATGGCCGCTGCTTTGGGACAAGCCCCAGGGACTGCTGTCACATAGAGTGTGCAGCAGGATGCAAAGGCCCTCTGGATGTAGACTGTTTT GCATGTCGTCATTTCAACGACTCTGGAGCCTGTGTCCCCCAGTGTCCCCAGACTCTCATATATAACAAGCAGACATTTCAAATGGAGACCAACCCAAATGCCAAGTACCAATATGGATCAATCTGTGTTTCTCAGTGTCCTA CTAATTTTGTGGTGGATGGCAGCTCTTGTGTGAGGGCTTGTCCTACAGACAAGATGGAGGTGAAAAGAGAAGGCCGGAGACAATGTGAGCCCTGCAGCGGACTCTGCCCAAAAG TGTGTGAAGGCACTGGTGCTGAGCACAGACAGACTGTGGACTCCAATAACATCGACAGCTTCATCAACTGTACGAAGATCCAGGGCAGCCTTCACTTCCTGGTCACAGGGATTCATGG AGATGACTTTAACAACATCCCACCTCTTGATCCCAGAAAGTTGGAAGTCTTCCGCACTGTGAAGGAAATAacag ATTTTCTGAACATCCAGTCATGGCCTAAAGAACTGAATGACTTGTCTGCATTTTCAAGCCTTACTACAATTCGAGGGAGGTCGCTATACAA GCGCTTCTCTCTGACGGTGATGCGCATCCCCACTCTTACCTCACTGGGTCTGCGCTCTCTCAGGGAAATCAGTGACGGCAGTGTATACATCAGTCAGAATGCTAACCTCTGTTATCATCACACTGTAAACTGGACGCAGCTGTTCAGAGGCCGCAGAGTTCAAGACAACAATTTCAACGACAACAGGCCACTGGCAGAATGCG TTGCAGAAGGCCACGTGTGTGACCCACTGTGTTCAGACTCAGGCTGTTGGGGCCCAGGTCCTGACCAGTGTCTTTCCTGTAGGAACTACAGCCGAGATGGCACATGCATAGGGAGCTGTAAATTTCTCTCTGG ATCTCCAAGGGAATTTGCAGGGTCTGATGGTGAGTGTGTAGCCTGTCATCCAGAATGCAAGCCTCAGAGGGGAAAGGTCAGCTGTACTGGACCG GGTGCAGATGAATGCGTGGCTTGTGTCAACCTTCGAGATGGTCCTTACTGTATGTCCTTTTGTCCCACTGGTGTAAATGATGGACAGAGAGGGCTGATTTTCAAATATCCCAACAAGGAGGGCCACTGTGAACCATGCCATCAAAACTGCACACAAGG ATGCCTTGGCCCAGAGTTAAATGACTGTCTAGGGAAAGCTATGCTGGCCGTTAGTAG TGGTCAGATCACAGGTATAGCTTTAGGGGTCCCAGCTGGCTTAATTTTCTGCCTGGGGTTGTTTTTCCTGGGAGTGCTGTACCACAGAGGCCTTGCCATCCGTCACAAGAGAGCCATGAGGAGATACCTGGAGAGCGGAGAG AGTTTTGAGCCCCTGGGTCCTGGAGAGAAAGGAACCAAAGTTCATGCTCGTATTCTGAGACCCTCGGAgttgaaaaaaatcaaagtccTCGGCGTTGGTGTTTTTGGCACAGTGCACAAG GGTTTTTGGACTCCAGAAGGAGAGACAGTGAAGATACCTGTTGCCATTAAAACTATCCAGGACACCTCAGGCCGACAGACCTTCACTGAAATCACTGAA CACATGCTGTCCATGGGCAGCCTGGATCACCCCTATATTGTTAGGCTGCTGGGCATCTGTCCAGGTGTCAGTCTGCAGCTAGTGACACAGCTTAGTTCTCATAGCTCCTTACTAGAGCACATCAGGCAGAATAAGAACAGCCTGGACCCCCAGCGCCTCCTCAACTGGTGTGTACAAATTGCTAAG GGTATGTTTTATCTGGAGGAACACTGCATGGTCCACAGAAATCTAGCAGCCCGCAACATTTTGCTGAAGAATGACTATCAGGTTCAGATCTCTGATTATGGTGTGGCAGATCTTCTTTATCCTGATGACAAGAAATATGTCTATACAGACACAAAG ACACCCATAAAATGGATGGCACTTGAAAGCATCTTGTTTCAAAGATACACTCATCAAAGTGATGTTTGGAGCTATG GGGTGACAGTGTGGGAGATGATGTCATTTGGTGCAGAGCCGTATGCGTTTGTCCAGCCTCAGAAAGTTCCGAGTCTGCTGGAGAAGGGTGAACGTCTGTCACAGCCCGACATCTGCACTATAGATGTCTATATGGTCATGGTTAAAT GCTGGATGATTGATGAAAATATAAGGCCAACCTTCAAAGAACTGGCAAGTGACTTTACTCGGATGGCGCGAGACCCACAGAGATATCTTGTCATCAAG ATGAAAGGAGTAGACTCTGGACCAGGTGAAATCAGTCGAAGAGAGTCGGAGCGAGGACTTTTAGATGCAGATTTAGATGACCCAGATGAGGAAGGACTAGAGGACGGTTTGGTTACACCTCCTCTTCAGCACTCTCCATCTTGGAGTCTGTCTCGTTCACGGATTAATTCATGCAGG aGTGGTGCATCTCAGCCACCACCAATTGGATACCTGCCAATGACCTCAAGTCCTGCAAACAGCCTCTGCCAG TTGTGGTTTCACAGATCTCGTCTGAGTTCAGTGCGTACACTACCAGAGAGGTCAGAGACCAGAAGGAGTGGCAGAGAGGCAGAGCTGCATGACGAAAGTTTACAAACTGGGAGCCTTCATAGGGCCAAGTTTGGCTCAGATAACAGTAACCCTCATGTGCCTATTAACCGACACAGGAAGCTTTCAACAGCTTCAAGTCCACCCTCTTACAAGGTGTGGacggcagaggaggaggaggaggaggtggaccaCTATGGATATGTCCTGCCTGGGTCACCTGGTACATCAGAAAGAA TCCCCAGAATATCTCGTTCTGGCCAAAGGAACTCAAGACTAAAGAATAATCTAGTCCACATGGCGACAAATCCCTCCCCACGGTACAAAACCATGAGCACACAGAATgttgcttctccatgtttgaccAGCAGCACCGCATCGCAGGGAGATAACACTATAGTGGCACCTTGCCATAAAGTTTCTCCTTTACCTTCTCCAGCCCTCATAACTCTGCCACCCACACAGGACAAAGCACATGAAGAAATTCCAATCACAGCTGTAAGGTGCAATCAAGCACCTGAGGCTTGTGAAGGAGCTGTAACAGATCAGCTCACCAGAGACTTTACCAGTGAGATCAAAACTGTGGATGACCAAGCAGAGGTTGGCCAAGGGATTACCAAGTATGAATACATGGACATCAGGAGTTCTGACTCAGAATGGGAGAGAAATGGGAGTCAAACATCTGAAATAAATGCAGTTGAGACAGAGGACACAGACCAAATAGTTGGTGTTTTGAAAAAGGAGCACAAGGCAGAGGAGAAAACTAAAATGTGccacaacataaataaacaagccACTCTTCAGGGGGATCTGCAAAGTACGGTCATGCCAGATGCACTGACACCTGGGGGAAGAAACATGGAGGAGTATGAAGAAATGACTGGATTTGGAGAGGTGCCTAAAGGGTGGGGACAAACAGAATATGAGAATGTCCCAGTAAAGGGGAGGGCTGTTGCAGAGGATATGGGCAGTGGCAGGTGTGCAGGGCTCGGGGAATACATCAAGGTGTGTGCAGGCATGGGGGAGCCTGACAGCAACACATCATTTGACAACCCAGACTACTGGCACAGCAGGCTGTTCCTCAAGCCAGATGCTGTACGAACTTAA
- the erbb3b gene encoding receptor tyrosine-protein kinase erbB-3b isoform X2 — protein MNMDQLRTILLCVTLSCRLQTALSQAHEEKCRGTQNSLSSTGTQENQYNISKELYAGCEIIMGNLEITQIESTWDLSFLKTIREVTGYVLIAVNNFQEIPLGQLRVIRGNSLYDKHFALSIFLNYPKDGSNGLWQLGLVNLTEILEGGVQIINNKYLVYGPWVFWQDIVREDNAPIDIQCNGERGPCHKSCGDYCWGPNEDQCQILTKTVCAPQCNGRCFGTSPRDCCHIECAAGCKGPLDVDCFACRHFNDSGACVPQCPQTLIYNKQTFQMETNPNAKYQYGSICVSQCPTNFVVDGSSCVRACPTDKMEVKREGRRQCEPCSGLCPKVCEGTGAEHRQTVDSNNIDSFINCTKIQGSLHFLVTGIHGDDFNNIPPLDPRKLEVFRTVKEITDFLNIQSWPKELNDLSAFSSLTTIRGRSLYKRFSLTVMRIPTLTSLGLRSLREISDGSVYISQNANLCYHHTVNWTQLFRGRRVQDNNFNDNRPLAECVAEGHVCDPLCSDSGCWGPGPDQCLSCRNYSRDGTCIGSCKFLSGSPREFAGSDGECVACHPECKPQRGKVSCTGPGADECVACVNLRDGPYCMSFCPTGVNDGQRGLIFKYPNKEGHCEPCHQNCTQGGQITGIALGVPAGLIFCLGLFFLGVLYHRGLAIRHKRAMRRYLESGESFEPLGPGEKGTKVHARILRPSELKKIKVLGVGVFGTVHKGFWTPEGETVKIPVAIKTIQDTSGRQTFTEITEHMLSMGSLDHPYIVRLLGICPGVSLQLVTQLSSHSSLLEHIRQNKNSLDPQRLLNWCVQIAKGMFYLEEHCMVHRNLAARNILLKNDYQVQISDYGVADLLYPDDKKYVYTDTKTPIKWMALESILFQRYTHQSDVWSYGVTVWEMMSFGAEPYAFVQPQKVPSLLEKGERLSQPDICTIDVYMVMVKCWMIDENIRPTFKELASDFTRMARDPQRYLVIKMKGVDSGPGEISRRESERGLLDADLDDPDEEGLEDGLVTPPLQHSPSWSLSRSRINSCRSGASQPPPIGYLPMTSSPANSLCQLWFHRSRLSSVRTLPERSETRRSGREAELHDESLQTGSLHRAKFGSDNSNPHVPINRHRKLSTASSPPSYKVWTAEEEEEEVDHYGYVLPGSPGTSERIPRISRSGQRNSRLKNNLVHMATNPSPRYKTMSTQNVASPCLTSSTASQGDNTIVAPCHKVSPLPSPALITLPPTQDKAHEEIPITAVRCNQAPEACEGAVTDQLTRDFTSEIKTVDDQAEVGQGITKYEYMDIRSSDSEWERNGSQTSEINAVETEDTDQIVGVLKKEHKAEEKTKMCHNINKQATLQGDLQSTVMPDALTPGGRNMEEYEEMTGFGEVPKGWGQTEYENVPVKGRAVAEDMGSGRCAGLGEYIKVCAGMGEPDSNTSFDNPDYWHSRLFLKPDAVRT, from the exons ATGAATATGGACCAGCTGCGAACCATATTGCTGTGTGTGACATTGTCATGCAGGCTACAAACAGCATTGTCTCAAGCTCACGAAG AGAAGTGTCGTGGTACACAGAATAGCCTGAGCTCCACCGGTACTCAAGAGAATCAGTACAACATAAGTAAGGAACTGTATGCTGGCTGTGAGATTATCATGGGAAACCTGGAGATCACACAGATTGAGAGCACCTGGGACTTATCCTTTCTTAAG acaaTCCGAGAGGTGACTGGTTACGTCCTCATTGCTGTGAACAATTTTCAGGAGATCCCCTTAGGACAGTTGCGGGTCATCAGAGGGAACAGTCTGTATGACAAACACTTTGCCCTCTCTATTTTCCTCAACTATCCCAAAGATGGCTCCAATGGGTTGTGGCAGCTGGGACTTGTAAATCTAACGG AGATTCTGGAGGGAGGAGTGCAGATTATCAATAACAAATACCTAGTTTATGGACCCTGGGTCTTCTGGCAAGATATTGTACGAGAAGATAATGCTCCTATTGACATACAATGCAATGGAGAGAGAG GCCCCTGCCACAAATCTTGTGGAGACTATTGCTGGGGGCCAAATGAGGACCAGTGTCAAATCT TGACTAAGACGGTGTGTGCACCGCAGTGCAATGGCCGCTGCTTTGGGACAAGCCCCAGGGACTGCTGTCACATAGAGTGTGCAGCAGGATGCAAAGGCCCTCTGGATGTAGACTGTTTT GCATGTCGTCATTTCAACGACTCTGGAGCCTGTGTCCCCCAGTGTCCCCAGACTCTCATATATAACAAGCAGACATTTCAAATGGAGACCAACCCAAATGCCAAGTACCAATATGGATCAATCTGTGTTTCTCAGTGTCCTA CTAATTTTGTGGTGGATGGCAGCTCTTGTGTGAGGGCTTGTCCTACAGACAAGATGGAGGTGAAAAGAGAAGGCCGGAGACAATGTGAGCCCTGCAGCGGACTCTGCCCAAAAG TGTGTGAAGGCACTGGTGCTGAGCACAGACAGACTGTGGACTCCAATAACATCGACAGCTTCATCAACTGTACGAAGATCCAGGGCAGCCTTCACTTCCTGGTCACAGGGATTCATGG AGATGACTTTAACAACATCCCACCTCTTGATCCCAGAAAGTTGGAAGTCTTCCGCACTGTGAAGGAAATAacag ATTTTCTGAACATCCAGTCATGGCCTAAAGAACTGAATGACTTGTCTGCATTTTCAAGCCTTACTACAATTCGAGGGAGGTCGCTATACAA GCGCTTCTCTCTGACGGTGATGCGCATCCCCACTCTTACCTCACTGGGTCTGCGCTCTCTCAGGGAAATCAGTGACGGCAGTGTATACATCAGTCAGAATGCTAACCTCTGTTATCATCACACTGTAAACTGGACGCAGCTGTTCAGAGGCCGCAGAGTTCAAGACAACAATTTCAACGACAACAGGCCACTGGCAGAATGCG TTGCAGAAGGCCACGTGTGTGACCCACTGTGTTCAGACTCAGGCTGTTGGGGCCCAGGTCCTGACCAGTGTCTTTCCTGTAGGAACTACAGCCGAGATGGCACATGCATAGGGAGCTGTAAATTTCTCTCTGG ATCTCCAAGGGAATTTGCAGGGTCTGATGGTGAGTGTGTAGCCTGTCATCCAGAATGCAAGCCTCAGAGGGGAAAGGTCAGCTGTACTGGACCG GGTGCAGATGAATGCGTGGCTTGTGTCAACCTTCGAGATGGTCCTTACTGTATGTCCTTTTGTCCCACTGGTGTAAATGATGGACAGAGAGGGCTGATTTTCAAATATCCCAACAAGGAGGGCCACTGTGAACCATGCCATCAAAACTGCACACAAGG TGGTCAGATCACAGGTATAGCTTTAGGGGTCCCAGCTGGCTTAATTTTCTGCCTGGGGTTGTTTTTCCTGGGAGTGCTGTACCACAGAGGCCTTGCCATCCGTCACAAGAGAGCCATGAGGAGATACCTGGAGAGCGGAGAG AGTTTTGAGCCCCTGGGTCCTGGAGAGAAAGGAACCAAAGTTCATGCTCGTATTCTGAGACCCTCGGAgttgaaaaaaatcaaagtccTCGGCGTTGGTGTTTTTGGCACAGTGCACAAG GGTTTTTGGACTCCAGAAGGAGAGACAGTGAAGATACCTGTTGCCATTAAAACTATCCAGGACACCTCAGGCCGACAGACCTTCACTGAAATCACTGAA CACATGCTGTCCATGGGCAGCCTGGATCACCCCTATATTGTTAGGCTGCTGGGCATCTGTCCAGGTGTCAGTCTGCAGCTAGTGACACAGCTTAGTTCTCATAGCTCCTTACTAGAGCACATCAGGCAGAATAAGAACAGCCTGGACCCCCAGCGCCTCCTCAACTGGTGTGTACAAATTGCTAAG GGTATGTTTTATCTGGAGGAACACTGCATGGTCCACAGAAATCTAGCAGCCCGCAACATTTTGCTGAAGAATGACTATCAGGTTCAGATCTCTGATTATGGTGTGGCAGATCTTCTTTATCCTGATGACAAGAAATATGTCTATACAGACACAAAG ACACCCATAAAATGGATGGCACTTGAAAGCATCTTGTTTCAAAGATACACTCATCAAAGTGATGTTTGGAGCTATG GGGTGACAGTGTGGGAGATGATGTCATTTGGTGCAGAGCCGTATGCGTTTGTCCAGCCTCAGAAAGTTCCGAGTCTGCTGGAGAAGGGTGAACGTCTGTCACAGCCCGACATCTGCACTATAGATGTCTATATGGTCATGGTTAAAT GCTGGATGATTGATGAAAATATAAGGCCAACCTTCAAAGAACTGGCAAGTGACTTTACTCGGATGGCGCGAGACCCACAGAGATATCTTGTCATCAAG ATGAAAGGAGTAGACTCTGGACCAGGTGAAATCAGTCGAAGAGAGTCGGAGCGAGGACTTTTAGATGCAGATTTAGATGACCCAGATGAGGAAGGACTAGAGGACGGTTTGGTTACACCTCCTCTTCAGCACTCTCCATCTTGGAGTCTGTCTCGTTCACGGATTAATTCATGCAGG aGTGGTGCATCTCAGCCACCACCAATTGGATACCTGCCAATGACCTCAAGTCCTGCAAACAGCCTCTGCCAG TTGTGGTTTCACAGATCTCGTCTGAGTTCAGTGCGTACACTACCAGAGAGGTCAGAGACCAGAAGGAGTGGCAGAGAGGCAGAGCTGCATGACGAAAGTTTACAAACTGGGAGCCTTCATAGGGCCAAGTTTGGCTCAGATAACAGTAACCCTCATGTGCCTATTAACCGACACAGGAAGCTTTCAACAGCTTCAAGTCCACCCTCTTACAAGGTGTGGacggcagaggaggaggaggaggaggtggaccaCTATGGATATGTCCTGCCTGGGTCACCTGGTACATCAGAAAGAA TCCCCAGAATATCTCGTTCTGGCCAAAGGAACTCAAGACTAAAGAATAATCTAGTCCACATGGCGACAAATCCCTCCCCACGGTACAAAACCATGAGCACACAGAATgttgcttctccatgtttgaccAGCAGCACCGCATCGCAGGGAGATAACACTATAGTGGCACCTTGCCATAAAGTTTCTCCTTTACCTTCTCCAGCCCTCATAACTCTGCCACCCACACAGGACAAAGCACATGAAGAAATTCCAATCACAGCTGTAAGGTGCAATCAAGCACCTGAGGCTTGTGAAGGAGCTGTAACAGATCAGCTCACCAGAGACTTTACCAGTGAGATCAAAACTGTGGATGACCAAGCAGAGGTTGGCCAAGGGATTACCAAGTATGAATACATGGACATCAGGAGTTCTGACTCAGAATGGGAGAGAAATGGGAGTCAAACATCTGAAATAAATGCAGTTGAGACAGAGGACACAGACCAAATAGTTGGTGTTTTGAAAAAGGAGCACAAGGCAGAGGAGAAAACTAAAATGTGccacaacataaataaacaagccACTCTTCAGGGGGATCTGCAAAGTACGGTCATGCCAGATGCACTGACACCTGGGGGAAGAAACATGGAGGAGTATGAAGAAATGACTGGATTTGGAGAGGTGCCTAAAGGGTGGGGACAAACAGAATATGAGAATGTCCCAGTAAAGGGGAGGGCTGTTGCAGAGGATATGGGCAGTGGCAGGTGTGCAGGGCTCGGGGAATACATCAAGGTGTGTGCAGGCATGGGGGAGCCTGACAGCAACACATCATTTGACAACCCAGACTACTGGCACAGCAGGCTGTTCCTCAAGCCAGATGCTGTACGAACTTAA